The following coding sequences lie in one Bacteroides helcogenes P 36-108 genomic window:
- a CDS encoding SurA N-terminal domain-containing protein: protein MATLQNIRSKGPLLVIVIGLALFAFIAGDAWKVLQPHQSQDVGEVNGETVSAQDYQTMVEEYTEVVKFSSGVSALSDEQTNQIKDEVWRRYVENKLVEKEAKKLGLTVSKAELQAIIDAGVHPMLQQTPFRNPQTGAFDKDMLKKFLVDYSKMNKAQMPSQYAEYYDSMYKFWSFIEKSLVQARLQEKYQALITKSLFSNPVEAQDAFDARVNQSDLLLTAIPYSSIVDSTITVTEGELKAAYDKKKEQFRQYVEARNIKFIDVQVTASPEDKAAIQKEMEEYTTQLAGTPSDYTTFVRSTGSTVPYVDLYYTSKSLPADIAARLDSVSVGGVYGPYYNVTDNTINSFKKLASVTMADSIEFRQIQVTAEDAGKTKSLADSIYNAIKGGANFADVAKKYGQTGEPTWISSANYEGAQIDGDNLKYITAITTLGQNELMNLPLGQANVILQVTDKKANKDKYKVAVIKRPVEFSKETYSKAYNDFSQFIAANNTLEKMVANAEDAGYRLLDKTDLYSSEHGIGGVKGTKDALKWAFEAKAGEVSGLYECGESDRMLVVGVASIVPEGYRPLALVKDQLKFEIIRDKKAEKIMADMKAANATSFDQYKNMANAVSDSVKHVTFAASAYVPALRTSEPLVSAYAAMADLNKLSAPIKGNGGVFVLQPYAKEKLNETFNRETEETTLANMHARMASQFMSDLYLKADVKDKRYLFF, encoded by the coding sequence ATGGCAACATTACAAAACATTCGGTCTAAAGGACCCTTATTGGTGATTGTTATTGGTTTGGCGCTGTTTGCTTTCATCGCAGGCGATGCGTGGAAAGTGCTTCAGCCACACCAATCGCAAGACGTAGGTGAAGTGAACGGGGAGACTGTTTCCGCCCAGGATTATCAGACAATGGTAGAGGAATATACGGAAGTTGTGAAATTTTCCAGTGGCGTGAGTGCATTGAGCGATGAACAGACAAACCAGATCAAAGATGAAGTATGGAGAAGATACGTGGAAAACAAGTTGGTTGAAAAGGAAGCTAAGAAACTGGGCTTGACGGTATCTAAAGCTGAACTTCAGGCTATTATTGATGCCGGTGTACATCCGATGTTGCAGCAGACTCCGTTCCGCAATCCGCAGACCGGCGCTTTTGACAAGGACATGTTGAAAAAGTTCTTGGTGGATTATTCTAAGATGAACAAAGCTCAAATGCCTTCTCAATATGCCGAATACTACGATTCCATGTATAAGTTTTGGTCTTTTATAGAGAAGTCGCTTGTACAGGCTCGTCTGCAGGAAAAATATCAGGCTTTGATTACCAAGTCTCTGTTCTCCAATCCGGTGGAAGCACAGGATGCTTTTGATGCAAGGGTGAATCAATCCGATTTGTTGCTGACTGCTATTCCTTATTCTTCTATTGTAGATTCTACAATTACGGTGACAGAAGGGGAATTAAAAGCTGCTTATGATAAGAAGAAAGAACAGTTTAGGCAATATGTCGAGGCTCGCAATATAAAGTTCATAGATGTGCAGGTTACTGCAAGCCCGGAAGATAAGGCTGCCATTCAGAAAGAGATGGAGGAATATACGACTCAGTTGGCTGGAACTCCCTCCGATTATACGACTTTTGTCCGTTCCACCGGCTCTACTGTTCCTTATGTAGATTTGTATTATACATCCAAATCTTTGCCTGCTGATATTGCAGCCCGTCTGGATTCAGTATCGGTGGGTGGTGTATATGGCCCTTACTATAATGTAACTGACAATACAATCAATTCTTTCAAAAAATTGGCATCCGTTACAATGGCTGACTCTATAGAATTCCGTCAGATTCAAGTTACGGCAGAAGATGCTGGTAAGACTAAATCTTTGGCGGACAGTATCTATAATGCAATCAAAGGAGGAGCGAACTTTGCCGATGTTGCTAAGAAATATGGACAGACCGGTGAGCCTACATGGATATCTTCTGCCAACTATGAAGGTGCACAGATTGATGGTGATAACTTGAAATACATTACAGCGATCACTACTTTGGGGCAGAATGAATTGATGAATCTTCCGTTGGGACAGGCAAATGTTATCTTGCAAGTCACCGATAAGAAAGCTAACAAGGACAAGTATAAAGTGGCTGTCATCAAGCGTCCGGTTGAATTCAGCAAGGAGACTTACAGTAAGGCATATAATGACTTCAGTCAGTTTATTGCTGCTAATAATACATTGGAAAAAATGGTGGCCAATGCAGAAGATGCCGGGTATAGACTTTTGGATAAAACCGACTTGTATAGTTCTGAACACGGCATAGGTGGTGTGAAGGGTACTAAAGATGCTTTGAAATGGGCGTTTGAGGCGAAAGCCGGTGAAGTTTCCGGATTGTATGAGTGTGGTGAAAGCGACCGTATGCTGGTTGTTGGCGTAGCAAGCATTGTTCCCGAAGGTTACCGTCCTTTGGCTTTGGTGAAGGATCAGTTGAAATTTGAAATTATTCGTGATAAGAAAGCTGAAAAGATTATGGCTGATATGAAAGCTGCTAACGCAACTTCATTTGACCAATACAAGAATATGGCAAATGCTGTTAGCGACTCTGTAAAACATGTCACTTTTGCAGCTTCTGCATACGTTCCGGCTTTACGTACCAGTGAGCCTTTGGTAAGTGCTTATGCTGCCATGGCTGACCTGAACAAACTTAGTGCTCCGATCAAGGGTAATGGCGGTGTATTCGTTCTTCAGCCTTATGCAAAAGAAAAGTTGAACGAAACATTCAATCGTGAAACTGAAGAAACGACTTTAGCTAATATGCATGCCCGTATGGCAAGTCAGTTCATGAGTGACTTGTATTTAAAGGCCGATGTGAAAGATAAACGTTATTTATTCTTCTAA